GAGGGCAACAACTGGGTCACGGGCCAGCGCATTGAAGTCTCTGGCGGCATGATGCTCTGAGCAGGCTTCGATCCAGAGGAATCCATCCGGATTTCTCGGGGTGAGCGTTATCGGGCATGCAGGTGCGCGGCGGCAGAGGTGATGCCTGCGGCCCCGTTTTTTGGATAGAGGATTTGGAGACCGAGTCGTGCCCGAGAACTACCTGGGAAGCTGTTTATGTGCAAGAGTCGGCTATCGGCTGCAGTCGCCGCCCAGGGCCGTGACTCACTGCCATTGCGGGCAGTGCCGCAAAAGCCATGGCTCCGCGTTCGCAAGCTATGGCGCCGTGCCGCGCAAGGACATGTGGATAGTCTCCGGGCAGAGCGATATCAAGTCCTATGCCTCTTCGGCGTCCGTGCACAGGCAGTTCTGCCAGCACTGCGGCTCGTCGCTGTTCTGGTCCAGGCAGGCCGGTGACTGGGCCGACTGGATATGCATAGCGCTGGGCACACTGGACTCGCCTTTCACGGCATCACAGCAAAAGCATGTGCACCTGGACTCCCGGCCCTTGTGGTCGGATTTTGTCGATGGCTGCATGTCGCATGACTGAGAGATAGTCCTCTGCCAGTGCTCCCGGATCCGGGGCGGAAAGCACTCATTCCCCCTTGAATTGCGGCTGGCGTTTCTCGATGAAGGCATGCATGCCTTCCTTCTGGTCCCGGGTTGCAAACAGAATCTGGTTGGCCTTGCGCTCCAGCATCAGGGCGGCATCCAGCGAGGCATCCATGCCGGCAATCACCACTTCCTTGATCTGCTCCACGGCCAGCGGCGGCATGGCGGCGATGAGTTTTGCCATTTTCAGAGCCTCAGGGATTACCTGATCGTCTGCACAGACTAGGCTGACCAGACCCATGGCGCAGGCCTCGTCGGCGCTGACGGGTTTGCCGGTCAACAGGATGCGCATGGCCTGGAACTTGCCCACGGCACGCACCAGACGCTGGGTGCCGCCGATGCCGGGCATGATGCCGATGCGAATTTCGGGCTGGGCAAAGCTGGCACCGCGGCCGGCAATGATGATGTCGCAATGCATGGCCAGCTCGGCCCCGCCTCCAAAGGCATAGCCGCAGACCGCCGCGATGATGGGCTTGGGGCATTTCTCGATCGGCGCCCAGACCCGCTCCGTGTGGCGCTTCATGATCTCTATGGGGCCGCAGGAGTCCATGCTCCGGATGTCGCCGCCCGCTGCGAACACCGTGTCGCCGCCGGTCAGAACAATGCAGCGCACGCTGGCGTCTGCGCTCAGCGCGGTGAAGGTTGTGGACAGCGCGGCCTGCAGGGACAGGCTCAGTGCATTCGTGGCCTGAGGGCGGTTGAGCTGCACCACCGCCACGCCATTGTCCTGCTGCCGAACCAGCAGTTCCTCCTGCGCGGAATTCGTGTTTTCAATAGCAGTAGGCGTTGCTGACATTAGGTTTCCCAAGG
This DNA window, taken from Comamonas testosteroni TK102, encodes the following:
- a CDS encoding enoyl-CoA hydratase, whose product is MSATPTAIENTNSAQEELLVRQQDNGVAVVQLNRPQATNALSLSLQAALSTTFTALSADASVRCIVLTGGDTVFAAGGDIRSMDSCGPIEIMKRHTERVWAPIEKCPKPIIAAVCGYAFGGGAELAMHCDIIIAGRGASFAQPEIRIGIMPGIGGTQRLVRAVGKFQAMRILLTGKPVSADEACAMGLVSLVCADDQVIPEALKMAKLIAAMPPLAVEQIKEVVIAGMDASLDAALMLERKANQILFATRDQKEGMHAFIEKRQPQFKGE
- a CDS encoding GFA family protein; protein product: MPENYLGSCLCARVGYRLQSPPRAVTHCHCGQCRKSHGSAFASYGAVPRKDMWIVSGQSDIKSYASSASVHRQFCQHCGSSLFWSRQAGDWADWICIALGTLDSPFTASQQKHVHLDSRPLWSDFVDGCMSHD